One genomic region from Cellulomonas hominis encodes:
- a CDS encoding HGxxPAAW family protein yields the protein MVEQSLRPPGVVSGAQQQPGTETLRLPPSAPPTNHGHTTAAWTTTIIVLVGSVAGALGLIFGQMWLFWTGIGVALGGVVVGKVLQVAGFGQGGRHTVAKARRTGGH from the coding sequence ATGGTCGAGCAGTCGCTCCGTCCCCCCGGTGTCGTGTCGGGTGCCCAGCAGCAGCCCGGCACGGAGACCCTGCGTCTGCCCCCGTCGGCCCCGCCCACCAACCACGGCCACACCACCGCCGCGTGGACCACGACGATCATCGTGCTGGTCGGTTCGGTCGCCGGCGCGCTCGGCCTGATCTTCGGCCAGATGTGGCTGTTCTGGACCGGTATCGGCGTCGCGCTCGGCGGCGTCGTGGTCGGCAAGGTGCTGCAGGTCGCGGGCTTCGGCCAGGGCGGGCGGCACACGGTCGCGAAGGCCCGGCGCACCGGCGGCCACTGA
- a CDS encoding DUF4190 domain-containing protein, which yields MSTPNQPQDPYSAPDGSGQGQQPGGQQPGGIPQYGQYAGGEPAPQPYGQQPYGQQQPYGQPAGYGGYYPKNNLAVWSLVLGLVGLFVCGFVTGIAGIVVGTKAKQAVARGEANNGGMATAGLVISWIATVLTVLATVFVIIAIVSLGGWDAFWDEYQNSLNGY from the coding sequence ATGTCGACCCCGAACCAGCCGCAGGACCCGTACTCCGCCCCCGACGGCTCCGGCCAGGGCCAGCAGCCCGGCGGCCAGCAGCCCGGCGGCATCCCGCAGTACGGGCAGTACGCCGGCGGGGAGCCGGCGCCCCAGCCCTACGGCCAGCAGCCCTACGGGCAGCAGCAGCCGTACGGCCAGCCTGCCGGCTACGGCGGCTACTACCCGAAGAACAACCTCGCGGTGTGGTCGCTGGTGCTGGGCCTGGTGGGCCTGTTCGTCTGCGGGTTCGTCACCGGCATCGCCGGCATCGTCGTCGGCACGAAGGCCAAGCAGGCCGTGGCCCGCGGCGAGGCGAACAACGGCGGCATGGCGACGGCCGGCCTCGTGATCTCCTGGATCGCCACCGTCCTCACGGTCCTCGCGACGGTGTTCGTCATCATCGCGATCGTCTCGCTCGGCGGCTGGGACGCGTTCTGGGACGAGTACCAGAACAGCCTCAACGGCTACTGA
- a CDS encoding Trp biosynthesis-associated membrane protein: MTSAPDTEAPRSPRTPRRAGSVLALLLLSGLVALTTLPTWVTATAAGAQGEQVAVTVRGSAAAPGLVAAALVLLAAAGAVALVGRIGRWVVVGVVAAAGVLVVASGLAAWGGAAAAAERAAADATGVSGVVGEVAVGPWPLVAAGLGVVVVAAAVRLALVSGRWPAASDRHERAGGSAPPAAAGGDDERSTWDALSRGDDPT, translated from the coding sequence GTGACCTCGGCGCCCGACACCGAGGCGCCCCGGAGCCCCCGCACCCCCCGGCGCGCCGGGTCGGTGCTCGCCCTGCTGCTCCTGTCCGGCCTGGTCGCGCTCACCACGCTGCCGACCTGGGTCACGGCCACCGCCGCCGGCGCGCAGGGCGAGCAGGTCGCCGTCACCGTCCGGGGCTCCGCCGCCGCGCCCGGCCTGGTCGCGGCGGCCCTCGTGCTGCTGGCCGCCGCCGGCGCGGTCGCGCTGGTCGGCCGGATCGGGCGCTGGGTGGTGGTCGGGGTCGTCGCCGCGGCGGGCGTGCTCGTCGTGGCCTCCGGCCTGGCCGCGTGGGGCGGGGCGGCCGCCGCCGCCGAGCGGGCCGCCGCGGACGCGACGGGCGTGTCCGGGGTCGTCGGCGAGGTCGCGGTCGGCCCGTGGCCGCTCGTCGCCGCCGGCCTCGGCGTGGTCGTGGTCGCGGCCGCCGTGCGCCTGGCCCTTGTCTCCGGCCGCTGGCCCGCCGCCTCGGACCGGCACGAGCGCGCGGGCGGGAGCGCGCCGCCCGCCGCCGCGGGCGGCGACGACGAGCGCAGCACCTGGGACGCGCTGTCCCGTGGGGACGACCCGACCTGA
- a CDS encoding anthranilate synthase component I, with product MTAGPAAPAEAPVDVPWGATWPALDEFRERAATRRVVPVVRRLLADDTTPVGLYRTLAAGRAGTFILESAEQDGTWSRWSFVGVRSRATLSVRDGRAVWTGDVPAGVPTQGDPLAVLGETLEVLRTPAVPGLPPLTGGLVGALGWDVVRHWEPTLPAAAPDELGVPELTLCLATDLAVTDHRDGSVWLVANAINFDGTDERVDEAHADAMARLDAMQDALLRPAAPAAALLVDAPVPELEFRSTAAEYEAAVATGKEAIRDGEVFQVVLSQRLDLDCPADPLDVYRVLRTINPSPYMYYLQLRDADGGDFAVVGSSPETLVKVTEGHVTTFPIAGSRPRGATPEEDRALHDELLADPKERAEHLMLVDLARNDLVKVCEPATVEVVEFMAVRRFSHIMHICSTVVGRLRAGATALGALTATFPAGTLSGAPKPRAIALIDEIEPARRGIYGGTVGYFDLAGDMDMAIAIRTALIRGGRASVQAGAGIVADSVPAAEYRESRDKAAAAVRAVQVASRLRRAERS from the coding sequence GTGACCGCCGGGCCGGCGGCGCCCGCCGAGGCCCCCGTGGACGTGCCCTGGGGCGCGACCTGGCCCGCGCTGGACGAGTTCCGCGAGCGGGCCGCGACGCGCCGGGTGGTCCCGGTGGTCCGCCGCCTGCTCGCCGACGACACCACGCCGGTGGGCCTGTACCGCACCCTCGCGGCCGGCCGGGCGGGCACGTTCATCCTCGAGTCCGCCGAGCAGGACGGCACGTGGTCGCGCTGGTCGTTCGTCGGCGTGCGGTCGCGCGCGACCCTGAGCGTCCGCGACGGGCGCGCCGTGTGGACCGGCGACGTGCCGGCCGGCGTGCCGACGCAGGGCGACCCGCTGGCCGTGCTCGGCGAGACGCTCGAGGTGCTGCGCACGCCCGCCGTCCCGGGCCTGCCCCCGCTCACCGGCGGCCTGGTGGGCGCGCTCGGCTGGGACGTGGTCCGGCACTGGGAGCCCACGCTGCCCGCGGCCGCCCCCGACGAGCTCGGCGTGCCGGAGCTGACGCTCTGCCTCGCGACCGACCTCGCGGTGACCGACCACCGGGACGGCTCGGTGTGGCTCGTCGCCAACGCGATCAACTTCGACGGCACCGACGAGCGGGTGGACGAGGCGCACGCCGACGCGATGGCCCGCCTGGACGCGATGCAGGACGCCCTGCTCCGCCCCGCCGCCCCGGCAGCCGCCCTGCTCGTGGACGCCCCGGTGCCCGAGCTGGAGTTCCGGTCCACCGCCGCGGAGTACGAGGCCGCGGTCGCCACCGGCAAGGAGGCGATCCGCGACGGCGAGGTGTTCCAGGTCGTCCTGTCCCAGCGGCTCGACCTGGACTGCCCCGCGGACCCGCTCGACGTGTACCGGGTGCTGCGGACCATCAACCCGAGCCCGTACATGTACTACCTGCAGCTCCGGGACGCGGACGGCGGCGACTTCGCCGTCGTCGGCTCCAGCCCGGAGACGCTGGTCAAGGTCACCGAGGGCCACGTCACCACGTTCCCGATCGCCGGCTCCCGCCCGCGGGGCGCGACCCCCGAGGAGGACCGCGCGCTGCACGACGAGCTGCTCGCCGACCCGAAGGAGCGCGCGGAGCACCTCATGCTGGTGGACCTGGCCCGCAACGACCTGGTCAAGGTGTGCGAGCCCGCCACCGTCGAGGTCGTCGAGTTCATGGCGGTCCGCCGCTTCAGCCACATCATGCACATCTGCTCGACCGTGGTCGGCCGGCTGCGCGCCGGGGCGACGGCGCTCGGCGCCCTCACCGCGACGTTCCCCGCGGGCACCCTGTCCGGCGCCCCGAAGCCGCGGGCGATCGCGCTGATCGACGAGATCGAGCCGGCCCGGCGCGGCATCTACGGCGGGACCGTCGGGTACTTCGACCTGGCGGGGGACATGGACATGGCCATCGCCATCCGCACCGCCCTGATCCGGGGCGGCCGCGCGAGCGTGCAGGCGGGCGCCGGCATCGTCGCGGACTCGGTCCCTGCGGCGGAGTACCGCGAGTCCCGGGACAAGGCCGCCGCGGCGGTCCGGGCGGTGCAGGTGGCGTCGCGGCTGCGGCGGGCGGAGCGGTCGTGA
- a CDS encoding DUF2752 domain-containing protein — MRTPLLLAGGAAVVTSGLLLVDPHEPGSWGVCPVYALTGRYCAGCGVLRASRDLLTGDLAGAWAMNPLWVLVVPVLVAFWVRGLVRGWRTGTPPAAPPAWVAVGGLLLVAAYSVARNVPAWAPLLAP; from the coding sequence GTGCGGACGCCGCTGCTGCTGGCGGGCGGCGCGGCCGTCGTCACGTCCGGGCTCCTGCTGGTCGACCCGCACGAGCCCGGCTCGTGGGGCGTGTGCCCGGTGTACGCGCTGACCGGCCGGTACTGCGCCGGGTGCGGCGTGCTGCGCGCGTCGCGCGACCTGCTGACCGGCGACCTGGCGGGGGCGTGGGCGATGAACCCGCTGTGGGTGCTCGTCGTCCCCGTCCTGGTCGCGTTCTGGGTCCGGGGGCTCGTGCGGGGCTGGCGGACCGGGACCCCGCCCGCCGCCCCGCCCGCGTGGGTCGCCGTGGGCGGCCTGCTGCTGGTCGCGGCGTACTCCGTCGCGCGCAACGTCCCCGCCTGGGCGCCGCTCCTCGCGCCGTGA
- the trpC gene encoding indole-3-glycerol phosphate synthase TrpC, which yields MGTVLDDIVAGVREDLAVREAATPLAELKERAARVPGAKDCVSRLRVEDAVTVIAEVKRSSPSKGALATITDPAALAAEYEKGGATVISVLTEQRRFNGSLADLDHVRAAVDIPVLRKDFVVTPYQVWEARAHGADLVLLIVAALEQTVLTSLVERVHSLGMTALVEVHDTEEVMRAVDAGARVIGVNARDLKTLEVDRGTFARVAPSIPADVVKVAESGVRGPHDVMDYARAGADAVLVGEALVTDDAPRQSVADLVAAGAHPSLRAVRQ from the coding sequence ATGGGCACTGTGCTGGACGACATCGTGGCGGGGGTCCGCGAGGACCTCGCGGTGCGCGAGGCGGCCACGCCGCTGGCGGAGCTCAAGGAGCGCGCCGCGCGGGTGCCCGGGGCGAAGGACTGCGTCTCCCGGCTCCGCGTCGAGGACGCGGTCACGGTGATCGCGGAGGTCAAGCGCTCCAGCCCGAGCAAGGGCGCGCTCGCGACGATCACCGACCCGGCCGCGCTGGCCGCGGAGTACGAGAAGGGCGGCGCGACCGTCATCTCGGTGCTCACCGAGCAGCGCCGGTTCAACGGGAGCCTGGCCGACCTGGACCACGTGCGCGCGGCCGTCGACATCCCGGTGCTGCGCAAGGACTTCGTCGTCACGCCGTACCAGGTGTGGGAGGCGCGGGCGCACGGCGCCGACCTGGTGCTGCTCATCGTGGCGGCGCTGGAGCAGACCGTGCTGACCTCGCTGGTGGAGCGGGTGCACTCCCTGGGCATGACCGCCCTGGTCGAGGTGCACGACACCGAGGAGGTCATGCGCGCGGTCGACGCCGGCGCGCGGGTGATCGGCGTGAACGCCCGGGACCTCAAGACGCTCGAGGTCGACCGCGGCACGTTCGCGCGGGTCGCCCCGTCGATCCCGGCGGACGTGGTCAAGGTCGCGGAGTCGGGCGTGCGCGGGCCGCACGACGTCATGGACTACGCCCGGGCCGGCGCGGACGCCGTGCTGGTGGGCGAGGCGCTGGTCACGGACGACGCCCCGCGGCAGTCGGTCGCGGACCTGGTGGCGGCGGGGGCGCACCCCTCGCTGCGCGCCGTCCGGCAGTGA